The window GCGCCTCGCGCACCCGGGTGGTGGGCGAACACGATGGGCTGCTGAAGCTCCAGCTCGCCGCCCCCCCCGTGGACGGTGAGGCCAACGCCGCCCTGGTGGAGTTCCTGGCCAAGCGCCTGGGCATCCCCCGCCGCCAGGTGACGCTCGTGGCGGGTGACGCGGCGCGGCGCAAGCGGGTGTTTCTCCAGGGAGTTGATGCGGCCCAGGCCGAGGCTGTTATGTCTCAGGCCTCGTGAGTCCGCGCATGCGCCTGCTCCTGCTCCTGTCCTTGTTGCTGTTGGCCCCCCAGGCGTCCGCCCAGGAGGGCGGCGTGAGCGCGCACGGCGTGGCGGAGCCCGCGCTCGTGCCCACCTCCCGGCCGGCGCTCGTGGCGGGCGAGGTGGCCACCCCGCGCTTCCGCCTGCTCTACACCCTGGCCTCGGAGGGCACCGCCCGGGCCCTGGCGGAGAACATCGAGGCGGTGCGCGACTCCTTCGTGAAGGTGTTCGGCCGGGACTGGCCGGGCATCACCGAGGTCCGCATCGGCCTGGGCCGCGAGGAGTACGAGGCCCTGGCGCTGCCGGGCGGCGAGCCCCCGGGCTGGGCGGTGGCGCTGGCCTACCCCTCCCACGGCATCATCCTGCTGGAGGCCCGGAGCCTGAGCACCCCCGAGGGCCCGGTGACGCTGCGCCACGAGCTGGCCCACGTGGCCCTGGGCCAGATCGGGGGCCGCTGGCCCCGCTGGTTCCAGGAGGGCATGGCCCAGCACCTCACCGGGGAGCGCATCGCCCTCACCCACTACGCGGCCATCTTCCGCGCCGTGGCCCAGCAGCGCGTCTTCGAGTTCGAGGATCTCGCGCAGGGCTGGCCCGACATGCGCTCGGATGTGGAGATCGCCTACGCCCAGAGCGCGGACTTCGTGGCCTACCTCGCCGCGACCCACGGGGCCCCTGCCATGGCCGATCTGCTCAACGGGGTGGCGGCGGGCGAGCCCTTCGAGAAGGCCTTCGGCATGGCCTTCCACTCCTCGCTCACCGTGGAGGAGAACGCCTGGCGCGGAGGGCTCGCCACGCGCTTTGGCTGGCT of the Stigmatella erecta genome contains:
- a CDS encoding DUF167 domain-containing protein, encoding MPAWLKVLPDGVELALLIQPRASRTRVVGEHDGLLKLQLAAPPVDGEANAALVEFLAKRLGIPRRQVTLVAGDAARRKRVFLQGVDAAQAEAVMSQAS
- a CDS encoding peptidase MA family metallohydrolase; amino-acid sequence: MRLLLLLSLLLLAPQASAQEGGVSAHGVAEPALVPTSRPALVAGEVATPRFRLLYTLASEGTARALAENIEAVRDSFVKVFGRDWPGITEVRIGLGREEYEALALPGGEPPGWAVALAYPSHGIILLEARSLSTPEGPVTLRHELAHVALGQIGGRWPRWFQEGMAQHLTGERIALTHYAAIFRAVAQQRVFEFEDLAQGWPDMRSDVEIAYAQSADFVAYLAATHGAPAMADLLNGVAAGEPFEKAFGMAFHSSLTVEENAWRGGLATRFGWLPLTTSSQLAWMVAPALCVVAYLRRRQQQAARLELMSQEEAAEDAEMERLAREMALREPEPSAEASLVAWPAPATGEPQELQEPQEPQEPQERRELRDEDEARNPHQPKPTLH